A window from Tenacibaculum singaporense encodes these proteins:
- the hemH gene encoding ferrochelatase has protein sequence MKGVLLVNLGSPESTNPKDVKKYLGEFLMDERVIDVPYWLRTFIVKGIILNTRPKKSAEAYQKIWWKEGSPLIVLSERLQNKVQAKTELPVALAMRYGNPSIKSGLQELHDKGVTEVLLFPLYPQFAMATTETILVLAEELRKEFFPNMKITDVPAFYNKPEYIKALSNSIKDYLSDKDYDHILFSYHGVPERHIRKSDITKSHCNPEAGNLSCCNTPSEAHKYCYRHQCYQTTKNVISELGLDENKVSTSFQSRLGVDPWLQPYTDRTIVNKAEKDGIKKLAIVTPAFVSDCLETLEEIAMEGKHEFLEAGGEEFYTVPCINDNDEWVDVLAGWINEFQLTTNN, from the coding sequence ATGAAAGGAGTTTTATTAGTAAACCTTGGATCACCAGAAAGTACAAACCCAAAAGACGTAAAAAAATACTTAGGAGAATTTTTAATGGATGAACGTGTTATTGACGTTCCTTATTGGTTAAGAACATTTATTGTTAAAGGTATTATTTTAAATACTCGTCCTAAAAAATCGGCAGAAGCCTATCAAAAAATTTGGTGGAAAGAAGGTTCTCCTTTAATTGTACTATCAGAACGTTTACAAAATAAGGTACAAGCAAAAACAGAACTCCCTGTTGCTTTGGCAATGCGTTATGGAAATCCTTCAATTAAAAGTGGATTACAAGAACTACATGATAAAGGTGTTACAGAAGTACTATTATTTCCATTATATCCTCAGTTTGCCATGGCAACTACTGAAACTATTTTGGTATTAGCTGAAGAGTTAAGAAAAGAATTCTTCCCTAACATGAAAATTACCGATGTACCTGCTTTTTACAACAAACCAGAATACATCAAAGCACTATCTAATAGCATAAAAGATTATTTATCTGATAAAGATTATGACCATATTTTATTCTCTTATCATGGAGTTCCAGAGCGTCACATCAGAAAATCTGACATTACAAAATCGCACTGTAATCCTGAAGCAGGAAATTTAAGTTGTTGTAATACTCCTTCAGAAGCTCATAAATATTGCTATCGTCATCAATGTTATCAAACCACTAAAAATGTAATTTCTGAATTAGGATTAGACGAAAATAAAGTTTCTACCTCATTCCAATCACGTTTAGGAGTAGATCCTTGGTTACAACCCTATACCGACAGAACGATTGTAAATAAAGCCGAAAAAGATGGCATTAAAAAATTAGCAATTGTAACTCCTGCTTTTGTTTCTGATTGTTTAGAAACACTAGAGGAAATAGCTATGGAAGGAAAACACGAGTTCTTAGAAGCTGGTGGTGAAGAATTTTACACAGTTCCTTGTATTAACGACAACGACGAATGGGTAGATGTTTTAGCTGGATGGATTAATGAATTTCAGTTAACAACAAACAATTAA
- a CDS encoding TrmH family RNA methyltransferase, with the protein MKQLTHYDIENNQQDFPVTIVCDAIRTPENIGMCFRISESFGVSKIYLHESSPSIDNRIVKKTARNTIQQIPYDTYGNFKQLIHQLKEEGNTIIGIEITDESINISDYDFTSHSKIVLLLGSERNGIENVNLVDETVAIPMYGRNSSMNVIHSLAIALYETTNQLNKKILK; encoded by the coding sequence ATGAAACAACTAACTCATTACGACATAGAAAACAATCAGCAAGATTTCCCAGTAACTATTGTATGTGATGCTATCCGCACTCCTGAAAATATAGGAATGTGCTTTCGTATCTCTGAAAGTTTTGGAGTGTCTAAAATCTATTTACATGAAAGTTCTCCTTCTATAGACAATAGAATTGTTAAGAAAACAGCTCGAAATACTATTCAACAAATACCATATGATACTTATGGGAATTTTAAACAACTTATCCATCAATTAAAAGAAGAAGGAAACACTATTATTGGTATTGAAATTACCGATGAAAGTATAAACATTAGCGATTACGATTTCACTTCACATTCTAAAATTGTGTTACTTTTGGGTAGCGAAAGAAATGGTATAGAAAACGTTAATTTAGTAGACGAAACAGTAGCTATACCAATGTATGGACGTAACTCTAGCATGAATGTAATTCATAGTTTAGCTATTGCTCTATACGAAACAACAAACCAATTAAATAAAAAGATTCTGAAATAA
- a CDS encoding helix-turn-helix transcriptional regulator: MSKNIAESTFREVSIEQGFFVLKFQNNSDKTEFFKRDIDNSYIQLHYCVKGNCKFHFNNNSYTFNVLDKHSIFLYNPQQDLPINLEILPKTSLVSVLISIEKFHAFFSKEASYIPFLSENNKNKKYYDNAEINANVLLVLQQILTAKNQSSMRDLYIKGKTYELLSLHFDSGENTNEEYCPFLVDDREVLKIRKAKDIIIARMSEPPSLQDLSNEVGLNLKKLKEGFKQIYGDTVYSFLFDYKMDHARKLLESNQYNVNEVGLQVGYSTSSHFISAFKKKFGTTPKQYVMSLQQ; encoded by the coding sequence ATGTCAAAAAACATCGCAGAAAGTACATTTAGAGAAGTTTCTATAGAACAAGGTTTTTTTGTACTAAAATTCCAAAATAACTCTGATAAAACAGAGTTTTTCAAAAGAGATATAGACAACTCTTACATACAACTACACTACTGTGTTAAAGGCAATTGCAAATTTCATTTTAACAATAATAGCTATACTTTTAATGTTTTAGACAAGCATTCTATCTTCTTATACAACCCGCAACAAGATTTACCTATTAACTTAGAAATACTACCTAAAACCTCTTTGGTCTCAGTTTTAATTTCTATTGAAAAATTTCATGCTTTTTTCTCTAAAGAAGCTAGTTATATACCTTTTTTAAGCGAAAACAATAAAAACAAAAAGTATTACGATAATGCAGAAATAAATGCTAATGTTTTATTGGTACTTCAACAGATTTTAACGGCAAAAAACCAAAGTTCAATGCGAGACCTTTATATTAAAGGGAAAACATACGAGCTATTAAGTTTACATTTTGACAGTGGCGAAAACACCAATGAAGAATATTGTCCTTTTTTAGTAGATGATCGTGAGGTTTTAAAAATTAGAAAAGCAAAAGATATTATCATTGCTAGAATGAGTGAACCACCAAGTTTGCAAGACTTATCTAACGAAGTAGGTTTAAACCTTAAAAAATTAAAAGAGGGATTCAAGCAAATTTATGGAGATACTGTATATAGTTTCTTATTTGACTATAAAATGGATCATGCTCGAAAACTATTGGAGAGCAACCAATACAATGTCAACGAAGTTGGGTTACAAGTTGGTTATAGTACTTCTAGTCACTTTATTTCTGCCTTTAAAAAGAAATTTGGCACAACCCCTAAACAATATGTAATGAGTTTACAACAATAA
- the hemA gene encoding glutamyl-tRNA reductase codes for MTVENKHHSNLYNIGVSYKKADAAIRGKFSISKENQIQLLEEAKQKGVDGIFVLSTCNRTEICGFAEHPFQLISMLCKYSNGSVEEFANVSNVYKNKEAINHLFRMGTGLDSQILGDYEIVGQLRQAFKQAKEVGTTNAYFERLLNHVMQASKRVKNETKLSSGTTSVSYAAVQYLINNLSDYNSKNILVFGLGKMGKHTCKNLAEYTQNKSVSLINRTEEKTSAFVKDHSSIRKASYANLAQEVSNSDVLIVSTGASFPTITKEHVPTDKDLLILDLSMPANVSKEVADLDNVTMVNVDDLSKITDETLAIRQQEVPVAEAIIETHNQEFQEWLNHRRFTPAITALKESLQNIQQGEIAFHKKKIKNFDEEQAEILTSRFIQKITTQFVKHLKDEETSVNTSIEVMAKVFGANLESIHAEDN; via the coding sequence ATGACAGTAGAAAACAAACATCATAGTAATTTATACAACATAGGCGTTAGTTATAAAAAGGCTGATGCTGCGATTAGGGGAAAGTTTAGTATTTCTAAAGAAAATCAAATACAACTTTTAGAAGAAGCAAAACAAAAAGGAGTAGACGGAATTTTTGTGTTGTCTACTTGTAATAGAACTGAGATTTGTGGTTTTGCAGAACACCCTTTTCAGTTAATAAGTATGTTGTGTAAATACTCAAATGGTTCGGTAGAAGAATTTGCAAACGTATCAAACGTATATAAAAATAAAGAAGCTATTAATCATCTGTTCAGAATGGGGACAGGGTTGGATAGCCAAATTTTAGGAGACTACGAAATAGTAGGGCAATTACGTCAGGCATTTAAGCAAGCTAAAGAAGTAGGAACTACAAATGCATACTTTGAGCGTTTATTAAATCATGTAATGCAAGCAAGTAAGCGAGTTAAGAACGAAACAAAATTAAGTTCAGGAACAACTTCAGTATCATATGCAGCTGTTCAGTACTTAATTAATAATTTATCAGATTATAACTCGAAAAATATTCTAGTATTTGGTTTAGGTAAGATGGGAAAACACACCTGTAAAAACCTAGCAGAATACACACAAAATAAATCGGTAAGTTTAATTAATAGAACGGAAGAAAAAACTTCAGCGTTTGTAAAAGATCATAGTTCTATTAGAAAAGCGTCATATGCAAATTTAGCACAGGAGGTTTCTAATAGTGATGTACTAATTGTTTCTACAGGAGCTAGTTTTCCTACAATTACAAAAGAACATGTTCCGACAGATAAGGACTTGTTGATTTTAGATTTATCAATGCCAGCGAATGTATCAAAAGAAGTTGCTGATTTGGATAATGTAACAATGGTGAATGTAGATGATCTTTCTAAAATTACTGATGAAACATTAGCAATACGCCAACAAGAAGTACCAGTAGCCGAAGCGATTATTGAAACTCATAACCAAGAATTTCAAGAATGGTTAAATCACAGAAGATTTACCCCAGCAATTACCGCTTTAAAAGAATCGTTACAAAATATTCAACAAGGTGAGATAGCCTTCCATAAGAAGAAAATTAAAAATTTTGATGAAGAACAAGCAGAAATATTAACATCAAGATTTATTCAAAAAATAACTACACAATTTGTGAAACACTTAAAAGACGAAGAAACTTCAGTAAATACTAGTATTGAAGTAATGGCTAAAGTGTTCGGAGCAAATTTAGAATCCATCCATGCAGAAGATAATTAG
- the hemC gene encoding hydroxymethylbilane synthase, translating into MQKIIRIGTRDSQLAMWQAKKVQKLLEELGHQTQLIPVKATGDLVLDKPLYELGITGIFTKNLDIAMLNDDIDIAVHSMKDVPTVLPEGIIQAAVLKRANYNDILLLKDNEEFMAQPNGVIATGSLRRKAQWLNRYPTHTVEGLRGNVNTRLQKLEDNDWNGAIFAAAGLERVGLRPKGAVNLSWMIPAPAQGAIMITALEENEEIKEICAELNDKDTEICTGIEREFLNRLEGGCTAPIGALAFINEKEEEINFKGILLSRDGKKKIEVSKKVKVGKHKYVAKDCANYVIDKGGKLIMMEDEGIEKQFSIYSTKKLSEAQKKLLPTHMSVQDSDFIKIRFNRIAPKVVKEEIEHVIITSKNGVEALLNSFTSDELQFKNIYCVGRRTKKLIEQRIGKVTHSERNAKKLSEYLSKELKGQEVTYFCSNLRLETLPLILKANEIAVNEVEAYKTMYSPAKVDEKVNGVLFYSPSTVESYMEKNTADKIAFCIGDSTANEAKKHFKEVQIAKMPTVESVLELVNLHFVKE; encoded by the coding sequence ATGCAGAAGATAATTAGAATAGGTACACGCGATAGCCAATTGGCTATGTGGCAAGCAAAAAAAGTTCAAAAACTTTTAGAAGAATTAGGTCATCAAACTCAATTAATCCCCGTTAAAGCAACGGGTGATTTAGTTTTAGATAAACCCCTTTACGAATTAGGAATCACAGGAATTTTTACTAAAAATTTAGATATCGCTATGTTAAATGACGATATTGATATTGCAGTACATTCCATGAAAGATGTTCCTACAGTATTGCCAGAAGGTATTATACAAGCAGCGGTTTTAAAACGCGCCAATTATAACGATATTTTGTTGTTAAAAGACAACGAAGAGTTTATGGCGCAACCTAACGGAGTAATTGCTACAGGTAGTTTGCGTAGAAAAGCGCAATGGCTAAACCGTTACCCAACCCATACAGTAGAAGGTTTACGCGGAAATGTAAATACGCGTTTACAGAAGTTAGAAGATAACGACTGGAACGGTGCTATTTTCGCAGCAGCAGGATTAGAACGTGTAGGTTTACGACCAAAAGGAGCTGTTAATTTATCTTGGATGATTCCAGCACCAGCACAAGGAGCTATTATGATTACAGCTTTAGAAGAGAATGAAGAAATTAAAGAAATCTGTGCAGAGTTAAACGATAAGGATACAGAGATTTGTACAGGCATTGAGCGTGAGTTTTTAAATCGTTTAGAAGGTGGATGTACAGCACCTATTGGAGCTTTGGCCTTTATAAATGAAAAGGAAGAAGAAATTAATTTCAAAGGAATTTTACTGAGTAGAGATGGTAAAAAGAAGATAGAAGTTAGTAAAAAAGTAAAAGTTGGTAAGCATAAGTACGTCGCAAAAGATTGTGCTAATTATGTGATAGATAAAGGAGGGAAGCTAATTATGATGGAAGACGAAGGAATTGAAAAACAGTTTTCAATCTATTCGACCAAAAAACTATCTGAAGCACAAAAGAAACTATTACCAACACATATGAGTGTTCAGGATAGTGATTTTATTAAAATTCGTTTTAATAGAATTGCTCCTAAAGTAGTTAAAGAAGAAATTGAACATGTAATTATTACCAGTAAAAATGGAGTAGAAGCATTGCTAAACTCATTTACTTCAGATGAATTACAATTCAAAAATATTTACTGTGTTGGTAGAAGAACCAAGAAGTTAATCGAACAACGTATAGGAAAAGTAACACATTCAGAAAGAAACGCTAAAAAACTATCTGAATATTTATCTAAAGAATTGAAAGGACAAGAGGTAACCTACTTTTGTAGTAACTTACGTTTAGAAACCTTACCACTTATTTTAAAAGCAAATGAAATCGCTGTAAATGAAGTAGAAGCTTATAAAACCATGTACAGTCCTGCAAAAGTTGACGAAAAAGTAAACGGAGTATTATTTTACAGCCCATCAACTGTTGAAAGTTATATGGAAAAAAATACCGCTGATAAAATAGCCTTTTGTATTGGAGATAGTACCGCTAACGAAGCAAAAAAACATTTTAAAGAAGTACAAATAGCGAAGATGCCAACCGTAGAAAGTGTTTTAGAGTTGGTAAATCTTCACTTTGTAAAAGAATAA
- the hemB gene encoding porphobilinogen synthase translates to MFRTRRLRKTENIRRLVRENKLSVDDFVYPLFIEEGTGIETEIPSMPGINRYSLDTISKELDEVVALKIPAVLLFGIPSKKDDEGTETWNDNGIMQQAIRFIKKNYPGLYVITDVCFCEYTSHGHCGVIHDNDVDNDATLVNLAKQTVSHAKAGADMVAPSGMMDGAIAMMRESLDNTGFANLPIMGYSVKYASGFYGPFREAVDSAPSFGDRRTYQMDPSNRDEGLREATFDDQEGADILMVKPALSYLDIIRDLKNNFDRPIACYNVSGEYSMVKAAAEKGWIDGEKVMMESLLSMKRAGADIIITYFAKEAAKVLMR, encoded by the coding sequence ATGTTTAGAACACGCAGACTAAGGAAAACAGAAAATATCCGTCGATTGGTTAGAGAAAATAAGCTTTCGGTAGATGATTTTGTATACCCATTATTTATTGAAGAAGGAACAGGTATTGAAACAGAAATTCCTTCAATGCCAGGAATCAACCGTTATTCATTAGATACCATTTCTAAAGAATTAGATGAGGTTGTTGCCTTAAAAATTCCAGCAGTATTGTTATTCGGTATCCCATCCAAAAAAGATGATGAAGGGACTGAAACATGGAATGATAACGGAATTATGCAACAAGCTATCCGATTCATAAAAAAGAATTACCCAGGTTTATATGTAATTACTGATGTATGTTTTTGTGAATATACAAGTCATGGTCACTGTGGAGTAATACATGATAATGATGTAGATAACGATGCAACTCTAGTTAACTTAGCAAAACAAACAGTATCACATGCGAAAGCTGGAGCAGATATGGTAGCACCATCAGGAATGATGGACGGTGCTATAGCTATGATGCGTGAGTCGTTAGATAATACTGGTTTTGCGAACTTACCAATCATGGGATATTCTGTAAAATACGCATCAGGATTTTACGGCCCTTTTAGAGAAGCAGTAGATTCAGCACCGTCGTTTGGAGATAGAAGAACCTATCAAATGGATCCTTCTAATAGAGATGAAGGATTACGAGAAGCAACTTTTGATGATCAAGAAGGAGCAGATATTTTAATGGTAAAACCAGCACTATCGTATTTAGATATCATTAGAGATTTAAAAAATAATTTTGATAGACCTATTGCTTGCTACAATGTAAGTGGAGAATACTCAATGGTAAAGGCAGCAGCTGAAAAAGGTTGGATTGATGGTGAAAAAGTAATGATGGAAAGCTTACTGTCTATGAAAAGAGCAGGAGCAGATATAATCATTACCTATTTTGCCAAAGAAGCTGCGAAAGTTTTAATGAGATAA
- the hemL gene encoding glutamate-1-semialdehyde 2,1-aminomutase, which produces MEFKKSQELYNKGLENLVGAVNSPVRAFASVGGNPLFIKKAKGSKIIDVDGNSYIDLVLSYGPMILGHRHRKVEKAIRKALKNGYSFGASTKGEIKLAKIVCDAFPGMDKVRFVNSGTEAVLSGIRLARAFTGKDKIIKFAGCYHGHQDALLVAAGSGLATLSLPGSKGVPEGAVKNTLIANYNDLESVKAHFEAHDDIAGVILEPIAGNMGVVTPQDDFLKELKEYVNSKGALLIIDEVMTGFRSKFGGAQEVLGVEADITCLGKVIGGGFPVGAYGARNEIMEMVAPLGGMYQAGTLSGNPIAMAAGISTLTELKKQNPYEKFNEIAQIIEVFLLESAKKHGVEITVNRFGSMINPFFTNKKVTNFEDAQTSDTKKYATFFWEMTKNGVFLPPSQFEAWFLSSALTEKDIQEIANAIDKSMEAVSKM; this is translated from the coding sequence ATGGAATTCAAAAAATCACAAGAATTATATAACAAAGGATTAGAAAACTTAGTAGGAGCGGTAAATTCACCAGTACGTGCATTTGCATCCGTAGGAGGGAATCCTTTATTCATAAAAAAAGCGAAAGGAAGTAAGATTATTGATGTAGATGGTAATTCGTACATCGATTTAGTATTGTCTTATGGTCCAATGATTTTAGGACACCGTCATAGAAAAGTAGAAAAAGCTATTAGAAAAGCGTTGAAAAATGGGTATTCTTTTGGAGCATCAACAAAAGGTGAAATTAAATTAGCAAAAATTGTTTGTGATGCTTTTCCAGGAATGGACAAGGTTCGTTTTGTAAATTCTGGTACAGAGGCGGTATTAAGCGGAATTCGTTTAGCGAGAGCGTTTACTGGAAAAGACAAAATTATAAAGTTTGCTGGTTGTTACCACGGACATCAAGATGCCTTATTAGTGGCAGCAGGTTCAGGTTTAGCTACGTTGAGTTTACCAGGAAGTAAAGGAGTGCCAGAAGGGGCTGTAAAAAACACCTTGATTGCAAATTACAACGATTTAGAAAGTGTAAAAGCGCATTTTGAAGCTCACGATGATATTGCAGGAGTTATTTTAGAACCTATCGCAGGAAACATGGGAGTGGTAACACCACAAGATGACTTCTTAAAAGAATTAAAAGAGTACGTAAACTCAAAAGGAGCTTTATTAATTATTGATGAGGTAATGACAGGTTTCCGTTCTAAGTTTGGAGGAGCTCAAGAAGTATTAGGTGTTGAAGCTGACATTACTTGTTTAGGAAAAGTAATAGGTGGAGGCTTTCCAGTAGGAGCGTATGGAGCACGTAATGAAATTATGGAAATGGTGGCACCGTTAGGAGGAATGTACCAAGCAGGAACGTTAAGTGGTAACCCAATTGCAATGGCAGCAGGAATCTCTACTTTAACAGAATTAAAGAAGCAAAACCCATATGAAAAATTTAATGAGATTGCTCAAATTATTGAGGTATTCTTATTAGAATCAGCTAAAAAGCATGGAGTTGAAATTACAGTCAATCGATTTGGTTCGATGATTAATCCATTCTTTACCAATAAAAAAGTAACCAATTTTGAAGATGCACAAACTTCAGATACTAAGAAATATGCAACTTTCTTTTGGGAAATGACTAAAAATGGGGTGTTTTTACCTCCAAGTCAGTTTGAAGCTTGGTTCTTATCATCAGCATTAACAGAAAAAGATATTCAAGAGATAGCTAATGCCATTGATAAGTCGATGGAAGCAGTATCAAAAATGTAG
- the hemE gene encoding uroporphyrinogen decarboxylase, translating to MIKNDLFLRALKGETVDRPPVWMMRQAGRYLPEFMEIREKYDFFTRCRTPELASEITVQPIRRYGMDAAILFSDILVIPQAMNIEVEMKPNFGPYLPNPVRDKKGLDSVIIPDIHEELGYVMDAIKATKEKLNDEIPLIGFAGSPWTILCYVVQGQGSKNFDKAKEFCFTQPVLAHELLQKITDTTIAYLKEKVKAGVNAVQVFDSWGGMLSPTDYQEFSWQYINQIIEALKDDAPVIAFGKGCWFALHEMAQSNASALGVDWTCSARNARYLTGGNITLQGNFDPSRLLSPPAEIKKMVHQMINEFGKDKYIVNLGHGILPNIPLENAKAFIDAVKEYKADR from the coding sequence ATGATAAAAAACGATTTATTTTTAAGAGCGTTAAAAGGAGAAACAGTTGATCGTCCACCAGTATGGATGATGCGTCAAGCAGGAAGGTATTTGCCAGAGTTTATGGAAATTCGTGAAAAGTACGATTTCTTTACACGTTGTAGAACTCCAGAATTAGCTTCAGAAATTACAGTACAGCCAATTCGTAGGTACGGAATGGATGCTGCAATATTATTCTCAGATATTTTAGTAATTCCACAAGCAATGAATATTGAAGTGGAAATGAAACCTAACTTTGGACCTTATTTGCCAAATCCTGTAAGAGATAAAAAAGGATTAGATAGTGTAATTATACCTGATATTCATGAAGAATTAGGCTATGTAATGGATGCTATTAAAGCAACCAAAGAAAAGCTAAACGATGAAATACCATTAATAGGTTTTGCGGGGTCTCCATGGACTATTTTATGTTACGTTGTACAAGGACAAGGGTCTAAAAACTTTGATAAGGCAAAAGAATTTTGTTTTACGCAACCAGTTTTGGCACACGAATTGCTTCAGAAGATCACAGATACCACAATTGCTTATTTAAAAGAAAAGGTAAAAGCAGGTGTGAATGCTGTACAAGTTTTTGATTCTTGGGGGGGAATGTTATCCCCAACAGACTATCAAGAGTTTTCATGGCAATACATTAATCAAATAATAGAAGCATTAAAAGATGATGCACCAGTAATAGCTTTTGGTAAAGGATGTTGGTTTGCCTTACATGAAATGGCACAATCAAACGCCTCAGCTTTAGGAGTAGACTGGACATGTTCTGCAAGAAATGCACGTTATTTAACAGGAGGAAATATTACCCTACAAGGTAACTTTGATCCTTCTAGGTTGTTGTCTCCACCAGCTGAAATAAAAAAGATGGTACACCAAATGATAAATGAGTTTGGTAAAGACAAATATATTGTTAACTTGGGGCACGGAATTTTACCAAACATCCCGCTAGAGAATGCAAAAGCATTTATAGATGCGGTTAAGGAGTATAAAGCCGACAGATAA
- a CDS encoding TlpA family protein disulfide reductase — protein MKKLSFVLMCFLTTVIFAQNKTYYNFAVNNCVEESAEGLIDKCIKGSYLLNYNFTTIDSKTVSTDKINKPIVLIANATWSAPCWGDVPALNKMVEKYNDQLEFIMIFWDKEAKVKRMAEKLDKRIKLVPARDIDKVQKGFLDISGFVHKLDYPTAYLIGKDKQFVNVKRGAATPTKEIGWDKVNEINTKNFEDFLAPILK, from the coding sequence ATGAAGAAATTATCTTTTGTTTTGATGTGTTTTTTAACAACTGTTATTTTCGCACAAAATAAAACGTATTACAATTTTGCAGTAAACAATTGTGTAGAAGAAAGCGCCGAAGGTTTGATTGATAAGTGCATTAAAGGCTCTTATTTGTTAAATTATAATTTTACGACAATAGACAGTAAAACGGTAAGCACAGACAAAATTAACAAGCCAATTGTGTTGATAGCTAACGCTACTTGGTCGGCTCCTTGTTGGGGAGACGTACCAGCCTTAAACAAAATGGTAGAAAAATATAATGATCAATTGGAGTTTATTATGATTTTCTGGGATAAGGAAGCTAAGGTTAAAAGAATGGCTGAAAAATTAGATAAGAGAATTAAGCTAGTTCCTGCAAGAGACATCGATAAAGTACAAAAAGGATTTTTAGATATCAGTGGTTTTGTTCACAAATTAGACTATCCAACAGCATATTTAATAGGTAAAGACAAACAATTTGTTAATGTTAAAAGAGGTGCTGCGACACCAACAAAAGAAATAGGTTGGGATAAAGTTAACGAAATCAACACTAAGAATTTTGAAGACTTTTTAGCACCAATTTTAAAGTAA